Genomic segment of Helicobacter sp. 12S02232-10:
ACAGTTGATGGTATAGCGATTACAGAGAAAGATTTTGATATGATCAAACAAAGAGTGCCTAATTTCAATTTTAACGATCTTGATAAAAATCAACAAAAAGCTTTGGTGGAGCAAGCTATCAATAATATTTTGATTGAAAAAGAGGCTAAAAAGGAAAAAATTCAAAATTCAGCTGATTTTAAATCTGCAGTTGATGCATTTGAAAAACAACTTTTAGTAGAGCTTTGGGCAAAGAAACAAGCAGAAGTGATAGGAAAAACTAAAATTCCCGACGCGGAATTAAAAAAATATTACGATGAACATAAACAAGATTTTGTTCAACAAGAAGCCCATGCTCGTCATATTCTTGTAAAGACTGAAGAACAAGCCAAGAAAATTATCTCTGAATTAAATAAAACCCCTAAGGCAAAGGTAGAAGCTAAATTTATCGAATTAGCAAATAAAGAATCTATTGATCCAAATACTAAGAATACTCAAAATGGTGGAGATTTGGGAAATTTTCAAAAAAATCGTATGGATCCTGAATTCGCTAAGGCCACTTTTGATTTGAAACCAGGAACTTATACAAAAACACCTATTAAAACTCAATTCGGCTACCATATTATTTATCTAATTAAGAAAAACGATCCTGTTACTCCTACGTTTGATCAGGCAAAACGAACCATTGAGGATATTTTGAAAAATAAAGAATTCGAAGAAAGAATGAAAAATAAAATCAATGAATTAAAGAAGAGCGCAAAAATCAATATTGCTAGCTAAAAGGATCTTATATGTTGGTTGTCGGTAGCGATATTTTACAAAAGGCACACAAAGAAGGATATGGAGTAGGGGCTTTTAATTTTGTAAATTTTGAAATGTTAAACGCAATTTTTGAAGCTGCCGATGAAGCCTCCTCCCCCCTTATTATTCAAGCAAGTGAAGGTGCAATTAAATATATGGGCATTGATATGGTTGTGGGGATGGCTAAAATAATGTCAAATCGTTATTCTCATATTCCTGTAGCCCTACACTTGGATCACGGAACGACCTTTGAAAGTTGTCAGAAGGCGATTGAAGCTGGTTTTACCTCAGTAATGATTGATGCTTCTCATCACCCTTTTGAGGAAAATCTAGAGTTAACAGCCAAAGTTGTGGAAGCAGCCCATAAAGAAGGTGTAAGCGTTGAAGCCGAATTAGGTAGGCTGATGGGCATTGAAGATAATATTTCTGTAGATGAAAAAGATGCTGTTTTGGTAAATCCCAAAGAGGCAGAGATTTTTGTCAGAGAATCAAAAGTTGATTATCTTGCTCCAGCTATTGGTACGAGTCACGGGGCATTTAAGTTCAAAGGTGAGCCAAAATTAGATTTTAAACGTCTCCAAGAAGTCAAAAGATTGACAAATATTCCTTTGGTATTGCACGGGGCTAGCGCAATACCCGATTATGTGCGGGAATCTTTTTTGAATAGTGGTGGAGATCTTAAGGGAAGCAAAGGCGTACCTTTTGAATTTTTACAAGAGTCGATTAAGGGTGGGATTAATAAAGTCAATACTGATACAGATTTGAGAATTGCCTTTATGGCAGAAGTCAGACGTGTTGCTAACGAAGATAAAACTCAATTTGACTTGAGAAAATTTTTTACTCCAGGTATGCAAGCTATCAAAAAAGTTGTTCTTGAAAGAATGCATTTACTGGGCAGTGCTAATAAAATAAGTTAGAGGAGAATATATGGCAATTGGGATGAGCGAATTAAAAAAAGGTTTGAAAATAGAGATAGAAAACGTTCCTTATAGAATTGTCGAATATCAACACGTCAAACCTGGAAAAGGAGCTGCATTTGTCCGTGCAAAAATAAAATCATTCTTAGATGGCAAAGTGATTGAAAAAACTTTTCATGCTGGCGATAAGTGTGAAGAACCCAATTTGATTGAAAAAACAATGCAGTATCTTTATCACGATGGAGACACTTATCAATTTATGGATACTGAAACTTATGAACAAATTGCTTTGAATGATAATCAAGTTGGAGATGTTTCAAAATGGATGCTTGATGGGATGAGTGTTCAGATTCTTTTTCATAATAATAAAGCCATTTCTGTCGATGTTCCTCAGATTGTCGAACTCAAAATTGTCGAGACCGCCCCAAATTTTAAGGGTGATACTTCTAGTGCAAGTAAAAAGCCTGCAACTTTGGAGACCGGAGCTGTTGTGCAGATTCCTTTCCATATTCTTGAAGGCGAAGTGATTAGAGTCAATACTGAAACTTCAGAGTATGTAGAAAAAGTTAAATAGTTTATATATTTTTCTTTTTAATTATTGATTATAATATTATTCTGTGCTACAGAGAATTTTCAATTTTATCCGGAATTTGAAACTCAAAAATTTATTGAATTTTGTATTAAAAACTTGCTAATTTTCTTTAATCTCAAAGATTGAAAAATAATTTAAAATTTGTAGTCAAATATCAAAATTTAAGAGTATAATTCGCGCCAAATTTTAAATAAGGCTCTTTGATTATGGCAACAATAAATATTTTAGATTATAAATTAAAACCTTTTGTTATTGAAACAAAAGGAATTATGGAAGACTATTTGTGTAAGACTCAAGTTGATGTGAGTGATTATTCTTTTGCTGCCAATTATATTTGGCTTTCAAGAACAAGCGGTTTTTATGAAATCATTGAGGATACATTTTGTTTGTTTGTGATGACGGGAGGCGAACTTTCGATGCTTTTACCTCCGCTTGGCAACCCTAAGCATTGTTACAATGCAATTCCAAAATGTTTTGATATTATGAATGAAAATAATTCATCAAATTATTATTCTAAAATCGAATATGTTTGTGATGAATTTTTGGAGGATTTTATCACTTCTAGTAACGAAGGAGAAGTTATATTCTCATCTTTGGAAAATTATGTAATCGAAAAAAAGCTTGTTGATTATATATATAAAACAAATGATTTGATTGAGCTTAAGGGTAATTCTTATCACGCTAAGCGAAATGAAATCAATAAGTTTAAAAAGGCATATCCGGATTTTAAAATAGAAGCTCTTGACCCAGAAGCTCATTTGATTCCAATCAATCAGCTTTTTAATAAGTGGGTAAGCGATAGAATAAAATATATGCCCAAGGAAGAAGTGGATATTTTTATGGACGGCATTTATCAAGAGAGGTTTGCCATAAAAAGAGTATTGCAAGATTATGATGCTTTGGGATTGGTAGGTTTGGTTATTTATATCGGCGAGGAATTGAAAGGTTTCACAGTGGGTGAACAAGTTAGGGAAGATACGGCAAGTGTATTGATTGAAAAGACGGATTTTGAAGTACTTGGTTGCGCACAATTCATTTTTAGAGAATTTTGTAAGGTATTGAAAGATAAATATAATGCAGAATATATTAATGTCGGAGATGATATGGGATTTGAAAATCTCAAAAAGGTAAAAATGTCTTATCGTCCTGATAAGTTGGTTCCAAAATATACAATTTATCAAAAATAATGATTGAAAACGCCGCATTAACTGATATAGACACGCTATGTAATATTGAAAACCAGGTATTTATGCCTTGGGAGGGAAGATTTTCAAAACGTGTTTTTTTCTATCATCTGCATTATGGAGATAGAATTTTTATATTGCGAAAAAATGGGGAAATAGTCGGCTATTTATTGGTCTTGACTCATTCAAAAAGTTTAAGAATCTACTCCTTGGCTGTTTTGCCTAAATTTCAAGGAAAGGGCTATGGAGAAATTTTATGTCGTTATGGAATTGATATGGCGCGAGCAAAAAAGAAAGATTTTATTTATTTAGAAGTGCGATCTAGAAATCAAAAAGCTATTGCTCTTTATGAAAAATTGGGATTTGTGTCGAAAAAAGTTTTACCTTCATA
This window contains:
- a CDS encoding peptidyl-prolyl cis-trans isomerase, whose translation is MKKSIVSLILASTMCVGFAGAKTLATVDGIAITEKDFDMIKQRVPNFNFNDLDKNQQKALVEQAINNILIEKEAKKEKIQNSADFKSAVDAFEKQLLVELWAKKQAEVIGKTKIPDAELKKYYDEHKQDFVQQEAHARHILVKTEEQAKKIISELNKTPKAKVEAKFIELANKESIDPNTKNTQNGGDLGNFQKNRMDPEFAKATFDLKPGTYTKTPIKTQFGYHIIYLIKKNDPVTPTFDQAKRTIEDILKNKEFEERMKNKINELKKSAKINIAS
- a CDS encoding phosphatidylglycerol lysyltransferase domain-containing protein, encoding MATINILDYKLKPFVIETKGIMEDYLCKTQVDVSDYSFAANYIWLSRTSGFYEIIEDTFCLFVMTGGELSMLLPPLGNPKHCYNAIPKCFDIMNENNSSNYYSKIEYVCDEFLEDFITSSNEGEVIFSSLENYVIEKKLVDYIYKTNDLIELKGNSYHAKRNEINKFKKAYPDFKIEALDPEAHLIPINQLFNKWVSDRIKYMPKEEVDIFMDGIYQERFAIKRVLQDYDALGLVGLVIYIGEELKGFTVGEQVREDTASVLIEKTDFEVLGCAQFIFREFCKVLKDKYNAEYINVGDDMGFENLKKVKMSYRPDKLVPKYTIYQK
- a CDS encoding class II fructose-bisphosphate aldolase, whose product is MLVVGSDILQKAHKEGYGVGAFNFVNFEMLNAIFEAADEASSPLIIQASEGAIKYMGIDMVVGMAKIMSNRYSHIPVALHLDHGTTFESCQKAIEAGFTSVMIDASHHPFEENLELTAKVVEAAHKEGVSVEAELGRLMGIEDNISVDEKDAVLVNPKEAEIFVRESKVDYLAPAIGTSHGAFKFKGEPKLDFKRLQEVKRLTNIPLVLHGASAIPDYVRESFLNSGGDLKGSKGVPFEFLQESIKGGINKVNTDTDLRIAFMAEVRRVANEDKTQFDLRKFFTPGMQAIKKVVLERMHLLGSANKIS
- the efp gene encoding elongation factor P; translated protein: MAIGMSELKKGLKIEIENVPYRIVEYQHVKPGKGAAFVRAKIKSFLDGKVIEKTFHAGDKCEEPNLIEKTMQYLYHDGDTYQFMDTETYEQIALNDNQVGDVSKWMLDGMSVQILFHNNKAISVDVPQIVELKIVETAPNFKGDTSSASKKPATLETGAVVQIPFHILEGEVIRVNTETSEYVEKVK
- a CDS encoding GNAT family N-acetyltransferase, whose protein sequence is MIENAALTDIDTLCNIENQVFMPWEGRFSKRVFFYHLHYGDRIFILRKNGEIVGYLLVLTHSKSLRIYSLAVLPKFQGKGYGEILCRYGIDMARAKKKDFIYLEVRSRNQKAIALYEKLGFVSKKVLPSYYVEEDGLRMENRL